The nucleotide sequence CTTCCACCCACTTGGCCAGAATGTGTGCTTCTCCAGTAATTTGATACAGAAGTCTCTCTTGGAGCAAATTGAAACTTCATGTTCAGAAGATGAGTCAAATCTTGCTTTCTTCCTGTTTCAGATAACACCAGATCCAAATCAGGATCATTTGATCCATCAGTTACCTACAAATCAACTGTTAGTTTACACTTGGTCAACCTCAGAGGAAAAATTGATTCAACCTGGTGATAATTTTTTCTATCGATTCCTGATCCAGCAAACCCACCATTTCTCTGCTGCCTCTTGTCTGGTCCTTTTTGCTTTGACAGCCAAGGTTTCTGATTTTTAGAACCACTTGATACTGCCAAACTGGGAGTTTTAGGTAagacattttctctttttttcacaCTTCGGTTCTGTAATTTTGGACCAGTTACAGAGCTCAAATCTTCAAGATAGATAGATATTTAAATAGTAGAATTAGAGGATCCATATTATAGAAACCGAATTACCTGATTTGATGGGTTTTACCTCCGACGGCTGTCCATTAGGACGCACGTtcttgttttccattttcaaaaccAAAAGTTAACAagctggaaaacaaaaaactactAACACTTGAAAATCTAAAGCCTAAAATTAAACGAGACGCAGAGCTATCTCCACGAGGGGAGTAGAAAACACGAGATTCCAGCAAAGGATTCATCTTATCAAAAGGCACCTTCCATCTTTTAAGTAATAAAAGGAACTATTGCGAATAATAGTTCAGCAAAAAATTGAGTACTATCTATAGAAAATAGCCGTAAAGTGAAAAACTGCAAAGGAGTAACTGTGAACTCCTTTGCTAAGCTGAACAACACAACGGAGAATAGTTACTTTTACGACAAATTTGCCGGGCAGCACAATGGCTGAAACTCGTCTCAATGGTCTGTTTCGACTCCCGATTGCTAATGGCCGAATGTACGACGTAGGACGTTCATGAGGTAGAAGAGAAGGTTGAGAAGGTATCATGCAGCAGTCTGTAATCGCTGGGGTTCCTGGACGTTGCCAAAATGCGATCTGTATGTATTTACATATGTGTCCTAagagacaaaataaaaaaaaatttaaactttttaaaagtagaaacaaataatttgaagtaaaatatttttcgaTAAAAATTATGGCAATAGCGTTGTaccggatgctgagttgcagaatttaaaaacttTGCCTTCCTGCGTGGCTGCCGGTAGGGCTCGCCAGCTCGGCCCCGCGTCGATCGGGTAGCTTTTTGGCCGATCGGTTAGGTCATTTCGGTTTTCGGTGCGGTTCTATCGGGTTTGGGTCGACTTCCGGGTAAAACCGGTACAACGGAAAGAAACTAATCGGTTCCGAAACCCGGTTTATGACCCCGATTACACTGCTTCTGACCCAATTACCCGACTTTTGCCCCTATTCTTACccagaaattttatttaagcTTAAAATTCGGGTAATTCATCGTATTTTTCATGGTTTTGTAATTTGGCGCCACGCATCCGCCATTTTTTCAAGATGGTGTCGGGTCTGTTGGTTTCAACGGGTATTTTGAACCGAACCGAACCGCTTGAAAACTACCTACCCGACCggccatttttcgggtaggtTGGTGCGGTTTTTGGGGGTTTAggtaatcggggacaccgcaaACCTTcaccgataaaaatgaatcgggaACGTTCGGTGTgggcactttttttttcggttcaaATTTGTCATTCCCAGCTTCTTGTTAGTACACgaacttccatttttttcactttttgtgTAAAgataatttgttttaaaaattgaaaaaattttgctAAACTTTTGCACATTTGATAAAACTACAGCCTCGGCTACTGCACGTATAGTATAGTCATTTTAGCTTTTGTACCTCAAACAATTAGTAATGAGAAATTTTATTAATGAGCACTATTTAGACATACTTTTTACGTAagtgtgtaaaaaaattcaaaaatcgtACGTAGGGATCAcatataaattttcaattaaaaattagaaaataagaaatgggggtgtaattttaaatttttttttgtttttattacatgtaatcaaactgtatgtgttaataaacgtgtgtttctaatttaaatgttttttgtgtagatttactatttttgttttaattttaaagttacTGAAATTGGTTTCCGCGTCGAAATTTTTTCGCCGTGTTTAACACGGCGCTTATGGCGCTACGCGTCTTGTTAAAATTGATGCTacataaaaactaaataacCTAAAAATCCCCAAATAGTCTAGTTTTGTAGCCAATATAACctagtttattttgtattaattATATCTTATGAATATAACACAGTAAAAAAGTTATAtccattacaaaaaaaactcccCTTTTTTCGGTTTTTCCAAGTTCCGCAAAATTCAAGTTGCTTTTACAACACACCCGCTAGGGTGACATTTTCGGGGGGGCGCTGCAACTTTTACTCGACTACAACTGTTATTAAATTTAAGATTACTCCTCGTTCCTATTTTTCGACACTtcaacattttgaatttttttataacaataacaatagGTTTCAATTGTATAGTTGTAGTCGAGTAAAAGTTGCAGCGCCCCCCGAAAATGTCACCCTAGCGGGTGTGTTGTAAAAGCAACTTGAATTTTGCGGAATttggaaaaacctaaaaagGGGAGTTTTTTTGTAATGGTTATAACTTTTTTACTGTGTTATATTCATAAGATATaattaatacaaaataaactagGTTATATTGGCTACAAAACTAGACTATTTGGGGATTTTTAGgttatttagtttttatgtAGCATCAATTTTAACAAGACGCGTAGCGCCATAAGCGCCGTTTTAAACACGGCGAAAAAATTTCGACGCGGAAACCAATTTCAgtaactttaaaattaaaacaaaaatagtaaatctacacaaaaaacatttaaattagAAACACACGTTTATTAACACATACAGTTTGATTACatttaataaaaacaaaaaaaaatttaaaatttcacccccatttcttattttctaatttttaattgaaaatttatatgTGATCCCCTACGTacgatttttgaatttttttacacactTACGTAAAAAGTATGTCTAAATAGTGCTCATTAATAAAATTTCTCATTACTAATTGTTTGAGgtacaccccccttttttttgctagaATGACTATACTAGTAGAACATCACGAGTTTTTATTGGTTTCTTTTGACTGTAACAACTGCTGCTGATATGACGGATGCATTTGTTACATTTACCTAGCTCTTTTTATTTAGTATTGGGCTATATATGCAACAATGGAGTAATCATGAATGAAGTATTGGCTTCAATGTGATTCTCAATTgcgtttcatttgttttgtagAAATATAGCATGAAATGCAATAAAGCCGCATCCTATTATGTTATGGACCCAAAAATGAAACGTCCTTCGATATTTTACCAGTGTGTACACATTGTAAGTTACGGCGAACAACCATACACAACACGCACATCCTTCCTAACAATGTTTTCGGTCGAAAAGAGTGAACGGAGGTTAGGCGTTTGGTGTATTCTATGGTTTTCAAATAATCGGGTATGGGAAACGCAAAAGTTAGCAACCGCCTAGATTTACGAATTTTTCAGCGAAGCTTTAAATTCAAAAGATTTTCGTTAAACAGATCAGTCGACAGTTGTACATCACCGTTGCTTGTCCCTAGGCTACTCTGATGGCCATCGAACTTCACTTCCGAACGGCACGTTGCACTGGGGATTTTCGTAGTCTATTCAAAGCAGCATTCCGTAAAATGAGTAGGTCTAACAGGtaaagaaagcaaagaaaaggcgaaaaaatattgaagttGTTAGCATATTCTTTGTATCACACACGGTAACCAAGAATAAATAGATACCGGTACTGGTTTTCACAATTGGCCGTGATTTTCTTCAGCCTAGTAATAACAGTGAAGTGTAACCCTATCGCCGATCACCAGTTCACGAATGTCGAAGGTAAAACTATGTTATTCCTAAGGTGTTTTCGCATGACAAATTTGTTTCTACATTTTTGGAACTATATGCGTACAGTAAATTCTTGCATTATGTGAGagaaaagcaaacaaaaaccaaGAATTTAAAAAGGCCTACGTAAACtccaaaaatgaagaaggaaaaaacaaagcaaacgGAAGTGTGAAAACACgttaaaaatggaaataatgATATTAAATAAGGATTCTTTATTAAATATAGGGGTCTATGAAGCAGCCTCGTCATTAATTCAAGCAATGGACCTTAGTGTCGACCCATGTCAAGATTTTTTCCAGTATGCATGCGGTGGGTGGATAAAGAAAAATCCCATACCTCAGACAAAATCCCGGTGGACCCAAATTGATGTTTTACGGGAACGGCTAGCGAATGATTTGAAAAGTAAGACATTTTTAAAGGCGTTAAATGTGAAACGTTCCATAATTCATCAAACTTTTTGAATTGTTTACGAAGACATTTTAGAGCAAAACAATGATGCCAGAGACCCACAGCCTTTGAACACTGCAAGAGACATGTTCAAGGCCTGCATGAACACTCGTAatatttcttttccatttttttttaattacatggTTTAATTTGTGATTTCTCCATACTCAAAGGTGCTATTCAGAATCTAGGGTTAAAGCCGCTGACTGATGCTTTGGAGAGCTATGGTGGTTGGCCAATTACGTCAGCGGCAGGTATTCACGAAGGGATCCGTTTCGATTGGAAAGTTGTGACAGCTTCAATTCGCAAATTTTACCGTATATCTTACCTGATTTCCGTGTACAACGACCTCGATAACTACGATACgaaaaagaattcaatttaCGTACGTATATTGGTCTCCAGCTTAATGATTTTGCAAATAAGTTTGATGAGTATCAGCCTATGGCTAAAAATATAATTGTGTTAAAAGATTGATCAGGGGTCGCTAACCTTACCCCACGAGATTTTGCTGAATTCTGAAGATTACCCCAAAATCATGGAAGcttattttgtttatatttcGGAAGCGGCAAAGGCCATTCGCAATTCACTTGGAAGTGACGCAACGGATGCGCAAATTGACTTGGACGTCCGCGATCTATtacaatttgaatttgaactAGCCAAAGTAACACATCTTTACCTTTGTCTTTCAATTTTCAGACTCCTTTTTTTCATGGCTGGCCCTAACGTTGTTTTCTCAGATCACCACACCCGCAGAGGCGAGGCGAGATAGTGCTCGCATGTACAATCCCATGCTTTTAATGGAAATGCAAAAATGGACAGATGGGTTTTCTCATACAACACCACAAGCTCAAGTAGCCTACGGGATAGAACCTTGTGTGCTCATAGGACTTCAACACGGCATAGaaaatctattttatttaGGTGGACTGGTTCGAATATCTCAACATGATTTATTCAGTAGCTAACGTTGCTATTCCTACCGATGAGCGCATTATCGTTGTAGAGGTAGAGTACGTGAGAAACCTTTTTACGCTTTTGGACAAAACGCCCCCACGCATCACAGgtatatataggcctatagACTATATGACTAGAAATGATAATAACTGCTGGTAAGTTTGATGATGCATTATTTTACTGCTTCAACCTACAGTAAACTACGTTATGTGGCGGCTGGTTAGATTATTAGCACCTGGAACCACCAACCAAATTAATAACTTGGCTATCAATTTTTCTAAAGCCCTCTACGGCAATCCTCAGTCAGAAACCCGGTAAATACACAATTTTCACATTTAAATATTTCTAAACATTACAAATTACATGAAGGAGACAACTGTTTTGAAAACAATAGATCAAATAACTGTGCCAACGAAGTCAACAGTATGTTCGGTTATGCAGTGGGCGCAAAATACATAGAAAAACACTTTCAAGGAAGTATCAAGGCACAGGTAGCCTACCAATcttttataaatttttctcAACATATTTTAGTAACAGTAGTAAGGAAGctaaaaaactaacaaaaaaaaaaaaaaaaaaactgataataatataaaaaaatctaattgataaaaaaaaaaacgtttcagGTTGAATCAATGATCAAATATCTCAAGGCAGCATTTGTGACATTGATTGATGAAGCCGAATGGATGGATGCTACAACAAAAGCTATCGCCAGAGAAAAAGTAGATGCTATGGTTGAACTGGTGGCTTTTCCGAACTggattaaaaagaaagaagatgtAGAGTCATTTTATTCCAGCCGGGTATTTATTTAATGAACATTagaatttaaatgaaaaaaaaaaaaaaaggaaaaaaaggagagaatgCTTTACAATTTAAATACAAATGGCTAATAATATTCTTATTTCTAGCCAACCGTCTCTAAGGAGGcacattttgaaaatattcaaaGTGTTAATGCCTGGCTCACCAAGAATGGGCTTATGAATCTGAGACGTAAAACAAATCGCACTAGGTAGGCTAGACGATAATCGGACAACATTTTATCACTTGGAAATATTGTTATGTTGTCTTGCAGCAGTTGCAGGGAATATTCTGAAAGATTTTCATTGCGTTATATTCCAGATGGATTACTTTTCCTTCGGTCGTCAACGCTTTTTACGCCCCAAAATACAATTCTATCAGTAGATATCATTCAtgattctctttttcatttatatatCGTAGCTAAGGAAAAGCTACATTTTTCTAACTAGGTTTCCCGGCAGGAATCTTACAGCCACCATACTTTGGGTTGAACGGGAGATCTGCGTGAGTAGTCTTTGCGTTTTTCGATTGAATGAGATTTCTTTGCCTCGCGTTTTCACAAAAAGCCTCTAACTTTATCGGAAATTCCAAAAACTAGTTCGATGAATTACGGTGGTATTGAGTCGTCATTGGTCACGAAATAACACACGGTTTCGACGACAAAGGTATGGTAATAGCAAAATGATCTTGGTCTTCCATCTTTGAGCGATTTTGCCAGATTGCATCCGAGAAACTCTTTAACTATAGCCTAATCCGTTTTGTATATGCCTGCGTAACGTGTATACAGGTCGCCAAAACGATAAGTACGGCAATACTGCTAACTGGTGGACGGAAAACACATTGGAGCAATATCAATCGAGAGCAAAATGTTTCGAAGACAAGTACAATAATTACGTTGTTTTAAATGGGACACAGGTAAGAAATTGAACACGTTTCGAAAACAAGACGTTTTTACAGGAATAATCGTGCTGTTtgaatagaaaattttttttctttcagttaaACGGCATTACCACGCTAGGGGAAAACATTGCTGACTACGGTGGAATACGAGAGGCGTTCGTTGCTTACCGTAACTACGTTGCAGCTAATGGGATCGAGCCTGTTCTGCCAGGTTTGGAAAGGTTTACTTCCGAGCAGATATTTTTCATATCCTTCGCTAATACTCACTGCGGCGTCGAAACTCCAGAGAAGCTTCTAAACCAAATAATGAATGACCCGCATAGTCCCAATCGTTACAGAGTTATAGGAACTCTTTCCAATTCAGATGATTTCGTTCGTGAATTTAACTGTTTGCCTGGTACTCCAATGAATCAACTTAGAAAGTGCAGACTTTGGCGCTGATTCTATCATTATGTATTACGAGTTGTTCTACAAATGtcaattttttccccttccctATCATCATGTTTTGCTGAATTTCTCGATCTGGCAGGATCGAGCTAAATCCCTTGCCATGAGAAATGTTTCTTTCTGTGGCCTAGGGGCATAGATGAAGATGGGcgaaaaaagataaaagagcaaaaaaagcAAGTTTTGAGCAAAAATGCATGAAATTAAATGAATTAAATCTGTTTGGAAATAAACACACAATACACACctaaagtttcaaaaaatattattactATGTATTGCCTCTATATTAGTTGTGTGagaactaagaaaaaaaatttgaaaaggaTTTTTATAGAGGAGGTCTCTTCAAATCATAAACCAGTCGTCTGATGACGCGACTGGTTGAATTGCTTAAAGCTGGGTCTACACTAGCAGTTTTTACAGACAAGTTACGGTCATACAGACATACAGACTCGATACAGGCATACGGAAAGCTTATTCCGTTCAATCTACACTAGCGATTTTCCGTAAACGTATGCCTGTATGCCTGTGTgtctgtaagaaaaaaagtttgaaatgaTTCAAACTTTTCCGTAAGTGAGAGTTTCCGTAAGATGAAAAATAAGGTTCAGCCAATGAGAATAAAGTATATATTTTCAAATACTCTTTATTAGTGCAACCACACATGACTGCAACATTGTCTGTTGAAATTCGTCTGCCACAGTCGTCGTGCGTAttaaaaaacttgaatttgaataaaaaacatgGGGCCCAAACCAtctccaaagaaaagaaatccccaaagaaaataaccgaaAAGTAAATACTTTAATTCTATTTGTTGCTTTTTCTCAGTTTATGTacaattttaatattttgtagaCTGAAactagaaacaaaagacgtCGAGAGGTTCATTTTGTGTGTTAAAAATCATCCTGTATTGTATAATACTACATTGCACGATTACAAAGTTACAAAAGTTACAAAGTTACAAAAGTTTGCCCTGCCTTCTGCAACGCCCATTTTCCGTATGATGTCTGTAAACCTATGTGCAGTGTAGATTGCGTTACGGAAAAACTGAAATAGCGTGGCAGTAAGACTGTATGCCGGTAGGCCTGTATGACCATAACTTGTCTTTAAAAACTGCTAGTATAGACGCACCTTTACACAgtataaaaaaacacacactgtaaaaaatttgttccaAAAATAGGAAGGagcaatagagcagtaaacatcctgcgttgcgcgttttccacaaatgcgaaaatctcatttgtgtccaagttggtctgctctCTGCTGGGGATGCAGCTCTTATgaagaaaccatcttcttcacgttaaaaattaagttttcataactataatttagatttcccccttttcttcctagcagtgggtaccctattcatcttttcatttcaaaatttttttttctagccccagttctatctactttatttttattttatttttgtttgtaagttgctcgtctcttttagccgaagaatttcgtttgctgccagaaattcgtctgctacaaggggatgaacaacaaaccattcagaAAAAAtacctaaataaaaataaaccagatagaactagggctagaaaaaaaattgggaaatgaaaaaatgaataaggtacccactgctaggaagaaaaggggaaaaatcttaattattgttatgaaaacttattttttaacacgaagaagttggtttctccataagacgctgcagccgcaccccgcagcagaccaacttcgacacaaatgagattttcgcatttgtggagaacgtgcaacgtagaatgttttactgctctattacCTATTTTTGGTTCCGTCGATTAGGAAATTACGAATTACCTTTCATTTTAGGTAATGGCTATCCTAAGACGGGGCAATAGAAATGACCAATTTTAGGTAATTCTTTAAACTATTTATAGgctaattttgaaaaaaagattcacCGTGgtacccacataacacaaggcagtccgtcggatgtccgacagatgtcggggtcggatgttgagcacatcttttttatatcctccggacagcccgatatccgatttggatgtcctatggatgttttttttttttggttttgaccgccctcaacagcgccgtcggacattctaaggatatccgaacgggctttcatttggctataaatatgacatgtattggacctctaatcttgaaaaaacattacgctatatcaggattcgaactcgggtctcccgcatcacagtcgaatattattccactgtaaATGCCATATATTCCTACCgctagccctattttagatcttgggagggtgttcgcctcctcttttaatacacaaaattttagatggctttatgaactcccaccacaagaaaatactagccccacaattttatcacaagagattttagacccttcaccaaaccccgagaccttaacctttgtccccagtcagcacagcaatcgaggacgtagtcaccacagctcagaagagcagagccaaagagacgacgattttgtcagtctctgggttcctgccttcttgagctgtgagactctacatgacctagacgatgtactcgaacgttgcacagctgactggctccctaaagcacaaattttacaagaccctagccctgaacaaccccgaggaaaccctgacaaaagaaaaagaaaccaaaaccggcagatgcagaaggcccggcgacatatcaagcaaaaggcgtacgaggcgaggaagattcagcggctcttcaacatttacccaagaagagccgttcgagaggtgctcgaagaccgttcaccctcctacgatggtactgtacaagctgcggaggaatatctcaagaggacttacaaccgattgagaccatctccgcagcagtgccaaagtgcgagggaactctacgacacctgcgactggtcccaaccttcagaggaccagatgaacttccttaatcgtgcgccaacccaacaagagcttgaagctaagcttcgccgggctgccaacacatcaccaggggttgatggcctagaataccgtcatcttagagccatcgaccccaactgcattctgctggaaacagtttgtaaaatggtttggaagctagggattcctaattgttggaagacatcacgaactgtccccattttcaagaaaggggacactagcgactattccaactttagaccaatatcccttcttcctaccatttacaaactgttctcgggagtgatcagcagGAGAGtaacgcaagtcgcttcagaccttggctggttatctcccgagcaaaagggtttcctcccgggggtccatggtattcaggaacatacacagctcttacagacggttgtcgaggagacaaagaccaaacgaaagcacatgtctatagcatggctggacatgtgcaacgcgtttggatctgtgcctcacgccgttctgaatgagctgtttatatcacttccaataccagaggacctccggcgcatcctggtggacatatattcgcgaaatcggatggattttgccgttgggaaagaatcaatccgcattttcccgacagcaggtgttcgccagggtgacgctcttagttcccctatttttaacctggcttccgagcccctcgtcagggccggaaagtccaatattaaccccggatttttaatatttggttcgctcgtgaaaaccacggcatatgctgacgacattgccgtggttacaaattctccctccgagctccaaaacattttaaacgtttttaccctcaccgcaaacaccttggggctgcaatttaatgccgggaagtgtgcttgtctggtcttcgacaaagccaagccgtctgacgcccagtgccgaattggtgatcaattaattcggtgcttgggtccagacgaccaagaaacatatcttggtacaccgatcggaggaaaattgcggttccgaccaccaactgaccttatccctaacctcgacaagattgccgcctcccacctcgcaccatggcaaaaacttgaaatgttccgtagccaccttcttccctccctttcccatcacctcgcttcgggtcgggtcctgaaagactgccttacccaactggacactgagtgtaggaagtttctaggccttatttgcaaccttcccaatcacgcaatggtcccgtttttctacgcggaccggcgggttgggggcctaggaacatgccgcctcactgatgatgtcgatatctggaccatcgccagggctgctcagctcctcacttgtagagaccctatagtgaggaacatatgccgagagcagctccatgacaccatccggcgagggttcagaaacgagcatccaggagtgttgccagttggggaatatctttcaggatccgtggatggggggctctacagactgaggtacgcggaggcagggtccaatctttggactcttgcccgccaagctgccaaacgactgggagtacggattgatgtatccggcgacgaaaatctaagaattgtcgccgatgacgtctccgtaagcccagtcaaggcagtccgcggacttcggaaagtagctcggcagcgctataccagggacctaatttccgacaagagccaccagggagtagttgtcACTGGCCTCTctctggaagacaagtcgaaagacatggctcgcctggtatcctgccgtacgcccctctccttccgagactggagatatcttcacagggcccggctcgacatccttcctcttcgggggcactcgtggttttgctcacaggagcaagatacgaaaTGCCACctatgcggaaaggaaaacgagaccgggtttcatgtgcttaaccactgtgaagaaggtctcctgctcgccaccaagaggcacaacaccatccaagatctattggagtcgctgctagtcaagcagggacacgacgtcacgatcaacaatgccatccccgggcaaagattaagaccggatgttgaattccaactatccggttcccgggtgatggtcgacgtcgtggtctgctatgaccaaccagggagtatggagaatgcctaccagcggaaatatgataaatattcttcgcatgggaggctcccccccctggttgtcgggtctcttggatcatggtaccccaggaacgacgaaatccgttcgattcttggaatcaacggaagatcctgggttgccttccgattcaaggcccgattagcAGCGATCCAGGAATCAATGAATATGGTGTATGCCCATTtacatcatggtgcaccaaaccccgaagctgaggataacccccctcttcccgtagtaactccatacccagtagattagtaggccccatttattttatttatgtaatttcagtaatatttttaaatgcacccaccccatacatgtttattctccttccggaaacccctccataaactaaccactgtgccaatctatagATATATTATATaccattttcgaacaatacaatcgaattgtcgtaaatcacttgagctttttcgataacaaatcacatacaggatttttaagaagtcaagatgatgtcaaACTTAGGTAAAACCAGAAgtgaataaattgaaattaaacaatttatgctaaatattttttgaattttaaacttcagcatgatttcttaagtttaaagtagttttttattatttgaaattaaaatcctatcataagtatacttgctttgaatattattagatgccgaataatatttattttctgtaagttaatttccaatggcttggttcccgtaagctaaacggaaagcctgtgcaaacaaactcgcgacttacatatattttattcat is from Daphnia magna isolate NIES unplaced genomic scaffold, ASM2063170v1.1 Dm_contigs251, whole genome shotgun sequence and encodes:
- the LOC116930541 gene encoding LOW QUALITY PROTEIN: neprilysin-4 (The sequence of the model RefSeq protein was modified relative to this genomic sequence to represent the inferred CDS: inserted 1 base in 1 codon), producing the protein MAIELHFRTARCTGDFRSLFKAAFRKMSRSNRYRYWFSQLAVIFFSLVITVKCNPIADHQFTNVEGVYEAASSLIQAMDLSVDPCQDFFQYACGGWIKKNPIPQTKSRWTQIDVLRERLANDLKNILEQNNDARDPQPLNTARDMFKACMNTRAIQNLGLKPLTDALESYGGWPITSAAGIHEGIRFDWKVVTASIRKFYRISYLISVYNDLDNYDTKKNSIYIDQGSLTLPHEILLNSEDYPKIMEAYFVYISEAAKAIRNSLGSDATDAQIDLDVRDLLQFEFELAKITTPAEARRDSARMYNPMLLMEMQKWTDGFSHTTPQAQVDWFEYLNMIYSVANVAIPTDERIIVVEVEYVRNLFTLLDKTPPRITVNYVMWRLVRLLAPGTTNQINNLAINFSKALYGNPQSETRSNNCANEVNSMFGYAVGAKYIEKHFQGSIKAQVESMIKYLKAAFVTLIDEAEWMDATTKAIAREKVDAMVELVAFPNWIKKKEDVESFYSSRPTVSKEAHFENIQSVNAWLTKNGLMNLRRKTNRTRWITFPSVVNAFYAPKYNSISFPAGILQPPYFGLNGRSASMNYGGIXVVIGHEITHGFDDKGRQNDKYGNTANWWTENTLEQYQSRAKCFEDKYNNYVVLNGTQLNGITTLGENIADYGGIREAFVAYRNYVAANGIEPVLPGLERFTSEQIFFISFANTHCGVETPEKLLNQIMNDPHSPNRYRVIGTLSNSDDFVREFNCLPGTPMNQLRKCRLWR